One region of Pseudoalteromonas galatheae genomic DNA includes:
- a CDS encoding catalase, which translates to MTKCPLTTTAGNPIADNQNSLTAGPRGPLLVEDYQLIEKLAHQNRERIPERTVHAKGWGAFGTFTVTNDISRYTKAKLFAEVGKQTDILMRFSTVAGEKGAADAERDVRGFSIKFYTEEGNWDLVGNNTPVFFVRDPYKFPDFIHTQKRHPKTNLRSNTAQWDFWSLSPESLHQVLILMSDRGLPTDVRHMNGYGSHTFSLINEEDQRVWVKFHMKTQQGHQHHTDEESKTVIGESRESFQEDLLEAIERGNYPKWDMKIQVMTEAQAKQFQHNPFDLTKVWPHGDFPLINVGTLELNRVPDNYFAEIEQAAFSPSNVVSGIGFSPDKMLQARIFSYADAHRYRLGTHYEALPVNRPKCPVHHYHKDGAMRFFNNEPGGNEDAYYEPNSMGGPKENPEYKRPALELEGMADRYDHRKDNDDFSQPRALYCLFDDAQKQRLYGNIARAMAGVPEHIIERQLGLFKSVHEELEAGVRTALNE; encoded by the coding sequence ATGACCAAGTGTCCATTAACCACCACAGCTGGTAATCCAATCGCCGATAATCAAAATAGCCTTACAGCAGGTCCTAGAGGCCCCTTATTGGTTGAAGATTACCAGTTAATCGAAAAACTGGCGCATCAAAATAGAGAGCGTATTCCAGAACGTACCGTTCATGCTAAGGGATGGGGGGCGTTTGGAACATTTACAGTAACAAACGATATAAGCCGATATACCAAGGCAAAGCTATTTGCTGAGGTTGGTAAGCAAACCGACATTCTGATGCGCTTTTCAACGGTAGCCGGAGAAAAAGGGGCTGCCGATGCGGAGCGTGACGTAAGAGGTTTCTCGATAAAGTTTTATACTGAAGAAGGAAACTGGGATCTAGTTGGCAATAATACCCCCGTATTTTTTGTTCGTGATCCGTATAAATTCCCAGATTTTATTCACACCCAAAAACGCCACCCTAAAACCAACCTACGCTCCAACACCGCACAATGGGACTTTTGGTCTCTGTCACCGGAAAGCCTGCATCAAGTATTAATTTTAATGTCTGACCGTGGCTTGCCAACGGATGTAAGGCACATGAACGGTTATGGCTCACATACCTTTAGTTTGATCAATGAAGAGGATCAAAGAGTTTGGGTAAAGTTTCATATGAAAACCCAACAAGGCCACCAGCATCATACTGATGAAGAGTCTAAAACGGTAATTGGCGAAAGCAGAGAGAGCTTTCAAGAGGACTTGCTTGAGGCCATAGAGCGCGGAAATTATCCGAAATGGGATATGAAAATTCAGGTGATGACTGAAGCACAAGCAAAACAATTCCAACACAATCCGTTTGATTTAACCAAAGTCTGGCCGCATGGCGACTTTCCACTCATCAATGTTGGCACACTCGAATTAAATCGCGTACCAGACAATTATTTTGCTGAGATAGAACAAGCCGCATTTAGTCCGTCTAACGTGGTATCTGGCATTGGATTTTCTCCGGATAAAATGTTGCAAGCACGCATTTTCTCCTATGCAGATGCTCACCGCTACCGACTCGGTACGCATTATGAGGCATTACCTGTTAATCGCCCAAAATGCCCTGTGCATCATTACCACAAAGACGGTGCAATGCGGTTCTTTAACAATGAACCCGGTGGTAACGAAGATGCTTATTACGAGCCTAACTCGATGGGAGGCCCAAAAGAGAATCCAGAGTATAAACGCCCTGCTCTTGAACTTGAGGGAATGGCGGATAGATACGACCACCGCAAAGACAATGATGATTTTTCACAGCCTCGTGCTCTATATTGCCTATTTGATGATGCCCAAAAGCAGCGCTTGTACGGCAACATAGCACGCGCGATGGCGGGTGTACCTGAACATATCATAGAACGCCAACTTGGGTTATTTAAATCTGTTCATGAAGAACTTGAAGCCGGTGTTAGAACAGCACTGAATGAATAA
- a CDS encoding efflux RND transporter permease subunit, whose amino-acid sequence MFSKYFINRPIFAFVISIVIVLAGLAAMRSLPVAQYPEIAPPQVEVRAVYPGASADVLEQTVATPIENAITGVEGMMYMTSTSTNSGVTTIAVTFEIGTDVDQAAVDVNNRVKQVEARLPEETRRQGVVVQKTSSNFLQVHAFYSPDGTRDSLWTSNYVTMNILDRVKRIPGTTNVQIFGAKDYAMRIWLRPDIMSQLQVTADEISGAIREQNSQYAAGSIGATPTSQDAQSLVYSVTAKGRLSTAEEFENIIVRANPDGSTLRLKDVARVELGSKDYNFQGTINGKEAVLLGVFLQPGANALDVAKAVEAEIEQIKPQFPTGLAHVNSYDTTRFVEVSIREVLKTLGEAMILVFLVVYLFLQNWRATLIPTLAVPVSLLGTFAGLYMLGYSINTLTLFGMVLSIGIVVDDAIVVLENVERIMHEQGLQAREAAVKAMQEVSGPVVAIVLVLCSVFVPIAFLGGLTGELFRQFAITISISVSLSGVVALTMTPALCVLLLKHEHKQDAKFFLWFNDWFHRVTGRYVGAVSFMVRRGFVGLTLMAAMIGATVFLWQKTPSSLVPDEDQGYYMIAVFLPDGSSLERTAKVADEVIAAAKSNPANENVVAFTGMDFIGGGFKNSAATMFVTQTHWDERDVSAKELVGELFMKTAHINEALVLAFNPPPIFGLGTTGGFEVFLQNKGGSDPAKLKQGMQMIMAEAQKSPILTGIQTLWRPDAPQLKVHMDREQARAMGVNINSAFNALAANLGNYYVNDFNKFGRAWQVIMSAEAEFRMTPEDVGRIYVKNNRGEMVPISAFTDVEYSRGPETMNRYNNLSAVKLMGEAAPGYSSGQAIAEFERIANKVLPPDMTYEWTGSAFQEKQNSGTTGIALGMAVIMVFLILAALYERWSLPFSVMLALPFGTFGALVSIWIAGLTNDVYFQIGLVTLLGLASKNAILIVEYALMKYQEGWSPATAALEAARLRFRPIIMTSLAFILGVVPLVMSSGAGAGARHSVGTGVMGGMLSATFLAVFFLPLFFYWLMARRMSEKRSKQELSDEIAKHHKDEHVDTDEGLA is encoded by the coding sequence ATGTTCTCCAAATACTTCATTAACAGGCCTATTTTCGCCTTTGTTATTTCTATCGTGATAGTGCTCGCAGGTCTTGCTGCAATGCGCAGTTTACCAGTTGCACAGTATCCCGAAATCGCACCACCTCAAGTTGAAGTACGTGCGGTATACCCAGGTGCATCAGCAGATGTATTGGAACAAACTGTTGCAACCCCCATCGAGAACGCGATTACCGGTGTTGAAGGTATGATGTATATGACATCAACCAGTACTAACTCAGGAGTAACAACTATTGCAGTAACTTTTGAGATAGGAACAGATGTTGATCAGGCCGCTGTCGATGTTAATAACCGTGTGAAGCAAGTAGAAGCTCGTCTCCCTGAAGAAACAAGACGCCAAGGCGTGGTGGTTCAAAAGACCTCTTCTAACTTCTTGCAAGTGCATGCGTTTTATTCACCAGATGGAACTCGAGATAGTCTCTGGACATCTAACTATGTCACCATGAATATTCTTGACCGCGTCAAGCGTATTCCAGGGACGACTAACGTGCAAATCTTTGGTGCCAAAGACTACGCCATGCGTATTTGGCTACGTCCGGATATTATGAGTCAACTGCAAGTCACAGCAGATGAAATTTCAGGCGCAATTAGAGAGCAAAACTCTCAATATGCGGCGGGTAGTATTGGTGCCACTCCAACTTCTCAAGACGCGCAATCGCTAGTTTACAGTGTTACTGCAAAAGGACGTTTATCGACGGCTGAAGAGTTCGAAAATATCATCGTTCGTGCAAACCCTGATGGCTCAACACTGCGCCTTAAGGATGTTGCTCGCGTAGAGCTTGGCTCAAAAGACTATAACTTCCAAGGTACTATTAACGGTAAGGAAGCGGTATTACTCGGTGTATTCTTGCAACCGGGCGCGAATGCGCTTGACGTAGCTAAAGCAGTAGAGGCTGAAATTGAACAGATCAAACCTCAGTTCCCTACTGGTCTTGCTCACGTAAACTCTTACGACACCACACGCTTTGTAGAAGTCTCAATTCGAGAGGTGTTAAAAACGCTTGGTGAAGCAATGATCTTGGTATTCTTAGTGGTTTACCTGTTCTTGCAAAACTGGCGCGCAACGCTAATTCCAACGCTTGCAGTTCCGGTCTCGTTACTTGGTACATTTGCAGGTCTCTATATGCTCGGTTACTCGATTAACACCCTTACGCTGTTCGGCATGGTGTTATCGATTGGTATCGTGGTAGATGACGCCATTGTAGTACTTGAGAATGTCGAGCGGATCATGCATGAGCAAGGCTTGCAGGCTAGAGAAGCAGCGGTTAAAGCGATGCAGGAAGTAAGCGGCCCCGTAGTCGCGATTGTATTGGTATTGTGTTCAGTGTTTGTACCTATCGCTTTCCTAGGCGGGTTAACAGGCGAACTATTCCGCCAATTTGCGATCACAATCTCCATCTCTGTAAGTTTATCCGGTGTGGTTGCATTGACGATGACACCAGCACTTTGTGTATTGCTGCTTAAGCACGAGCATAAACAAGATGCCAAGTTTTTCTTGTGGTTCAATGACTGGTTCCATCGTGTAACCGGACGCTATGTTGGCGCGGTTAGCTTTATGGTCCGCCGTGGTTTTGTGGGCCTAACACTAATGGCAGCCATGATTGGTGCTACGGTATTCTTATGGCAAAAAACGCCAAGCTCTTTAGTACCTGATGAAGATCAAGGTTACTACATGATTGCTGTGTTCTTGCCTGATGGTTCTTCACTAGAGCGCACCGCTAAAGTGGCAGATGAAGTAATTGCTGCTGCAAAATCAAACCCAGCTAACGAAAACGTCGTGGCGTTTACGGGGATGGATTTCATCGGTGGTGGCTTCAAAAATAGCGCTGCGACTATGTTCGTGACGCAGACACATTGGGATGAACGTGATGTGTCGGCGAAAGAACTTGTTGGTGAGTTATTTATGAAAACTGCGCATATTAATGAAGCACTAGTGCTAGCGTTTAACCCACCACCAATTTTCGGCTTGGGTACAACAGGCGGATTTGAAGTCTTCTTGCAAAATAAAGGCGGCTCTGATCCTGCTAAATTGAAGCAAGGTATGCAGATGATCATGGCTGAGGCGCAGAAGAGCCCTATCCTTACTGGCATTCAAACGCTATGGCGTCCTGATGCACCACAGCTAAAGGTGCATATGGATCGTGAACAAGCGCGTGCCATGGGGGTTAATATTAATTCTGCGTTTAACGCACTTGCAGCCAATTTAGGTAACTACTACGTCAACGACTTCAATAAGTTTGGTCGTGCATGGCAGGTGATTATGTCAGCAGAAGCCGAGTTTAGAATGACACCGGAAGATGTTGGACGTATATACGTGAAAAACAATCGCGGCGAAATGGTACCAATTTCGGCATTTACGGATGTTGAGTATAGTCGCGGTCCAGAAACCATGAATCGTTACAATAACCTATCAGCTGTGAAGCTAATGGGCGAAGCTGCACCTGGTTATAGCTCAGGTCAAGCTATCGCAGAATTTGAGCGTATCGCCAACAAAGTGCTACCACCAGACATGACGTACGAGTGGACGGGTTCTGCATTCCAAGAAAAGCAAAACTCTGGCACAACCGGTATTGCTCTAGGTATGGCTGTGATCATGGTATTTTTGATCCTCGCAGCACTCTATGAGCGCTGGTCATTGCCATTCTCAGTTATGTTAGCGCTGCCGTTTGGTACTTTTGGTGCATTGGTCTCAATCTGGATCGCTGGGCTAACCAACGACGTTTACTTCCAAATCGGTTTGGTTACCCTACTTGGCCTTGCCAGTAAAAATGCCATTCTTATTGTCGAGTACGCACTCATGAAGTATCAAGAAGGGTGGAGTCCGGCAACCGCAGCCCTTGAAGCGGCAAGACTGCGTTTTAGACCTATTATCATGACTTCACTTGCTTTCATACTCGGTGTTGTTCCACTGGTGATGAGTTCAGGAGCTGGCGCAGGAGCAAGACACAGTGTGGGTACTGGCGTAATGGGTGGTATGCTCTCGGCGACCTTCCTCGCAGTATTCTTCTTGCCACTGTTCTTCTATTGGCTAATGGCAAGACGGATGTCAGAGAAGCGTTCTAAACAAGAACTTTCAGATGAAATCGCGAAGCATCATAAAGATGAGCATGTCGATACAGATGAAGGATTAGCTTAA
- a CDS encoding ABC transporter ATP-binding protein, whose product MYRVFERFTKPFPEQEVGQPPQGLLAFCRFYTKGMELPLLFMSLSAAILAILEVTLFGFMGDLVDWLSTYTPQTLFEAKQAELIRMSVITLVALPLLVFFHSAILHQSLLGNYPMAIRWQAHRYLLKQSMTFYQDEFAGRIATKVMQTALAVRESVMKLLDVLVYILVYFTAMLALVASSDIRLMIPLVVWLGCYICFQFYFVPKLKRVSSEQADARSEMTGRIVDSYTNISTVKLFSYTKREEEYAKDSMDVFIQPVYKQMRLATSLNVSIQALNYLLVFSVAALSIYLWSFNAITAGAIAITVGLALRLNGMAQWIMWEISGLFENIGTVADGMNTLSRPLDIVDQQTAPQLDFKAGKIDFCNTTFAYKRKDAAKQHNVIDNLNLHIKPGEKIGVVGRSGAGKSTLVNLLLRFYDTDDGSIEIDGQNIAKVKQESLRRHIAMVTQDTSLLHRSVRDNILYGRPDASEDELIAATKEAQAYDFIQDLEDSHGNTGFDAQVGERGVKLSGGQRQRIAIARVLLKNAPILILDEATSALDSEVEQAIQESLDALMEDKTVIAIAHRLSTIAQMDRLIVMDEGRIVEEGSHQSLLALDGIYAKLWSHQTGGFIGVE is encoded by the coding sequence ATGTATCGAGTATTTGAACGCTTTACCAAACCGTTTCCCGAGCAAGAAGTTGGTCAGCCACCACAAGGTTTGTTGGCTTTCTGTCGCTTCTATACTAAGGGAATGGAATTACCCTTATTATTTATGTCGCTAAGTGCTGCAATCCTCGCAATTTTGGAAGTAACATTATTTGGCTTTATGGGTGATTTAGTTGACTGGCTCTCCACTTACACACCGCAAACTCTATTTGAAGCCAAACAAGCCGAGCTAATTAGAATGTCTGTGATCACGTTAGTGGCGCTGCCACTATTAGTCTTTTTTCACAGCGCCATTTTACATCAGAGTTTATTGGGTAATTACCCAATGGCTATTCGTTGGCAGGCACACCGCTACTTGCTAAAGCAGTCTATGACATTCTATCAAGACGAGTTTGCTGGACGAATTGCAACTAAAGTGATGCAAACCGCCCTAGCCGTGCGAGAATCAGTCATGAAGTTACTCGATGTGCTGGTTTATATTTTAGTGTACTTCACCGCAATGCTCGCGCTTGTCGCAAGCAGTGATATACGTTTGATGATCCCGCTGGTTGTCTGGCTTGGCTGCTATATCTGTTTTCAATTCTATTTCGTTCCTAAACTAAAACGTGTTTCTAGTGAGCAGGCTGACGCACGCTCAGAAATGACAGGAAGGATCGTTGATAGTTACACCAATATTTCAACTGTAAAGCTTTTCTCTTACACTAAACGAGAAGAAGAATATGCCAAAGACAGCATGGATGTGTTTATTCAACCTGTATATAAACAAATGCGCCTAGCAACTAGCTTAAACGTTAGCATTCAAGCCCTAAATTATCTTTTGGTATTTTCCGTCGCAGCACTTTCAATCTACTTATGGTCTTTTAATGCGATAACCGCTGGTGCAATCGCAATTACTGTGGGATTAGCCTTACGCTTAAATGGTATGGCACAGTGGATAATGTGGGAAATTAGCGGCCTATTCGAAAATATTGGTACAGTTGCAGACGGCATGAATACGCTCTCAAGACCGCTTGATATTGTTGATCAACAAACAGCGCCGCAGTTAGATTTTAAAGCCGGAAAAATCGACTTTTGTAACACGACCTTTGCTTATAAGCGTAAAGATGCGGCGAAACAACATAATGTCATCGACAACCTTAACCTGCATATCAAACCCGGTGAGAAAATTGGCGTAGTTGGCCGCTCAGGTGCGGGCAAGTCGACCTTAGTGAACTTATTACTGAGATTCTACGATACCGACGACGGCAGCATCGAAATTGATGGTCAAAATATTGCTAAAGTAAAACAGGAAAGCTTACGACGTCATATCGCCATGGTGACGCAAGATACTTCTTTGCTCCATCGCAGCGTGCGTGATAATATTCTTTATGGTCGCCCTGATGCATCAGAAGACGAGCTAATTGCCGCAACAAAAGAAGCGCAGGCTTATGATTTTATCCAAGACTTGGAAGACAGCCACGGTAATACTGGGTTTGACGCTCAAGTGGGTGAGCGCGGTGTGAAATTATCAGGTGGCCAACGACAACGTATCGCCATAGCCCGTGTATTATTAAAAAATGCGCCAATTTTAATTTTAGACGAAGCTACATCAGCTCTAGATTCAGAGGTCGAACAAGCTATCCAAGAGAGCTTAGATGCATTAATGGAAGATAAAACCGTTATTGCGATTGCCCATAGATTATCTACAATTGCGCAAATGGACAGGCTAATCGTAATGGATGAAGGTCGGATCGTAGAAGAAGGAAGCCATCAATCCTTGCTAGCCTTAGATGGTATATACGCCAAACTGTGGTCTCATCAAACCGGTGGGTTTATTGGGGTTGAGTAA
- a CDS encoding TetR/AcrR family transcriptional regulator has product MTQLSPKQQSILCAAIEEFAQKGLQATTMESISQSAEVSKRTLYKHYSTKDELFDAVVELLIERIKPITAIQFIPNYDFAVQLQHLAKSAMTLLNDEDYMRLSRIVMIESMRSFEQAQNLNEKFSNCEAAMNQWFEDAARSGCLGSFKGDFAAAYFWGALKKLGYWERAIKWQAPLPEAELDILVEKAVALFCNGVTQPQ; this is encoded by the coding sequence ATGACGCAACTTTCACCAAAACAGCAGTCAATTTTATGTGCGGCGATAGAAGAATTCGCTCAAAAAGGCCTGCAGGCTACGACGATGGAGTCGATCAGTCAATCTGCAGAAGTTTCTAAGCGAACGCTGTACAAACATTACTCAACCAAAGACGAGCTATTTGATGCCGTCGTCGAGTTGTTGATTGAGCGGATAAAACCCATCACTGCGATACAGTTTATTCCAAACTATGACTTTGCAGTTCAGCTGCAACACCTTGCGAAAAGTGCAATGACTTTACTGAACGATGAGGATTATATGCGTTTATCGCGCATTGTGATGATTGAGTCGATGCGCAGCTTTGAGCAAGCACAAAACCTTAATGAGAAGTTTAGTAACTGCGAAGCTGCAATGAACCAGTGGTTTGAAGATGCGGCGAGGTCAGGCTGTTTGGGAAGTTTCAAAGGGGACTTTGCTGCTGCTTATTTCTGGGGAGCACTGAAGAAGCTAGGCTATTGGGAGCGTGCAATAAAATGGCAAGCTCCGCTTCCAGAAGCAGAGCTTGACATATTGGTTGAAAAAGCGGTCGCGCTATTTTGTAACGGTGTTACTCAACCCCAATAA
- a CDS encoding efflux RND transporter periplasmic adaptor subunit — MYPASIRSRVKHLSFLMLTLGTLSACSEAPQQGGQAMPPAQVSVQQVTTQSVPFDIELPATLAGDKEVEIRSRVSGIIESRNFEEGQFVKAGHSLFTIELKPFELAVDKAQAALQAAKANVDQTKRESERLERLKNERSVSKRDFDNSVSAYDIAVANLESAKVALSEAKLDLEYAKVEAPVSGIVGRELMSEGSYVSGPSVLLTELTDISTIRARFGFSEREQLAMRQDVENGSLALPEHNEFDTTIILQDGSLYGQAGKVNFSDVRVNRFTGTSELQARIPNENGELRPGQFVRVKLSGAVRNNAIVLPQRAVLDNGTGKFVYIATKNEQGTTVALPAPVKVGEWVKLNGENMWVIREGLKEGQPVIVEGMARIFFPGMPVSVSEQGE, encoded by the coding sequence ATGTATCCAGCATCAATACGCAGTCGTGTTAAACACCTATCTTTTTTAATGCTCACGTTAGGCACTTTGTCTGCGTGTTCAGAAGCACCACAGCAAGGAGGGCAAGCAATGCCACCTGCGCAAGTGAGTGTACAACAAGTTACTACTCAATCAGTGCCTTTCGATATCGAACTTCCAGCCACTCTCGCGGGTGATAAAGAAGTAGAAATTCGTTCTCGGGTTTCTGGGATCATCGAATCTCGCAACTTTGAGGAAGGTCAGTTTGTAAAAGCTGGTCATTCGCTATTTACCATTGAGCTTAAACCATTTGAATTAGCTGTAGATAAAGCGCAAGCAGCACTTCAGGCAGCGAAAGCAAACGTTGACCAAACTAAGCGAGAAAGTGAGAGACTTGAGCGTTTAAAGAACGAACGCTCAGTGTCAAAGCGCGACTTTGACAATTCAGTGTCTGCTTACGATATTGCAGTTGCGAATTTAGAATCTGCAAAAGTCGCGTTGAGTGAAGCTAAGCTGGATCTTGAATATGCCAAAGTTGAAGCGCCAGTATCTGGGATTGTCGGTCGCGAACTGATGTCAGAAGGTAGCTACGTTTCTGGTCCAAGTGTACTTTTAACCGAACTTACCGATATCAGCACGATTCGCGCTCGATTTGGCTTTTCCGAGCGTGAGCAATTGGCAATGCGCCAAGATGTGGAAAACGGCTCCTTAGCCCTGCCAGAACATAATGAGTTTGATACCACAATTATTCTGCAAGATGGTTCGCTTTACGGACAAGCGGGTAAAGTAAACTTTAGCGACGTTCGCGTAAACCGCTTTACGGGTACCAGTGAGTTACAAGCTCGTATCCCTAATGAAAACGGCGAACTAAGGCCTGGCCAATTTGTGCGAGTTAAGCTCTCAGGTGCAGTACGCAATAACGCTATTGTTCTGCCGCAAAGAGCGGTACTAGATAATGGCACGGGTAAATTTGTGTATATTGCCACTAAAAATGAACAAGGCACAACAGTCGCTCTGCCCGCACCTGTCAAAGTTGGTGAATGGGTCAAGCTTAATGGTGAAAATATGTGGGTTATTCGCGAAGGCCTAAAAGAAGGACAACCCGTTATTGTTGAAGGTATGGCGAGGATCTTTTTTCCTGGCATGCCGGTGTCTGTGAGCGAGCAAGGGGAATAA
- a CDS encoding AMP-binding protein, which produces MTTKSQTLNVKALTKSYFKGPQAEPLTQLTIGQYLERIVDNYPEKEAIVVSHQSVRLNYREYLEKINQLAASLLAVGIKPGDRVGIWSPNNFEWSLVQFATAKIGAVMVCINPAYRPSELEYVLNNVECKMLIMAKSFKHSHYVDMIRELAPESYDSMFGELCSKRLPSLKQIVLIDDDIEPGLMNFSTLLSKANDAHYLEATAIAANLSASDAINIQFTSGTTGNPKGATLTHNNILNNGLLVANAMKLTEQDKLCIPVPLYHCFGMVLGNLVCISKGACAVFPNDSFDPLITLQVVEREKCTGLHGVPTMFIAQLEHPDFTQFDLSSLRTGVMAGSTCPEKVMRQVQTQMHMTDVLIGYGQTECSPINNITEIDSPVEKRVQTVGRAMPHTEVKIIDELGHIAPIGTPGEVCARGYCVMKGYWQDPKKTAATIDDDGWLHSGDLGVMDDEGFVSIVGRIKDMIIRGGENIYPREIEEVLYHHHDIQDAAVFGIKDDKYGEEVCAWVQLKPNHYISEEDIRIFLKDKLAYFKVPKHIKLVENYPMTVTGKLQKFKMREQMESELDAFAESQ; this is translated from the coding sequence ATGACAACAAAGAGCCAAACTTTAAATGTAAAAGCACTTACAAAGAGTTACTTCAAAGGCCCCCAAGCAGAACCATTAACTCAACTCACTATAGGGCAATATTTAGAGCGCATTGTCGACAATTATCCTGAAAAAGAAGCCATAGTTGTTTCTCATCAATCAGTTCGCTTAAATTATCGTGAGTACCTCGAAAAAATCAATCAACTTGCCGCAAGCCTTTTAGCTGTGGGAATAAAGCCAGGGGATAGAGTTGGAATTTGGTCACCAAACAATTTCGAATGGAGTCTTGTGCAATTCGCAACCGCAAAAATTGGCGCGGTCATGGTGTGCATTAACCCCGCCTACCGCCCGAGCGAGCTTGAATACGTGCTAAATAATGTTGAATGTAAAATGCTAATCATGGCGAAATCATTTAAACACAGTCATTATGTAGACATGATAAGAGAGCTGGCTCCAGAGTCCTATGACAGCATGTTTGGCGAACTATGTTCAAAGCGTCTACCATCGCTCAAGCAGATTGTGCTGATTGACGACGATATTGAACCGGGCCTGATGAATTTCAGCACCTTGTTATCTAAAGCAAACGATGCCCACTATCTTGAGGCAACTGCAATTGCTGCCAACCTCAGCGCCAGTGACGCTATCAATATTCAATTTACTTCAGGTACCACTGGTAACCCAAAAGGCGCCACCCTCACCCACAATAATATCCTCAATAACGGATTACTCGTCGCCAATGCCATGAAGCTCACGGAGCAAGACAAGCTTTGTATTCCCGTACCACTTTATCATTGTTTTGGCATGGTGCTAGGTAATCTCGTTTGTATCAGTAAAGGGGCGTGCGCTGTATTCCCTAACGATAGCTTTGATCCACTTATCACTTTACAAGTTGTTGAACGAGAAAAATGCACCGGACTTCACGGTGTGCCGACTATGTTTATCGCACAATTAGAACACCCAGACTTTACGCAGTTTGATTTGTCTTCGCTGCGCACTGGAGTGATGGCAGGTTCGACCTGTCCAGAAAAGGTCATGCGCCAAGTTCAAACCCAAATGCATATGACCGATGTACTCATTGGTTATGGGCAAACCGAGTGCAGCCCAATCAACAATATTACCGAAATAGACTCGCCTGTTGAGAAACGCGTACAGACAGTTGGTCGCGCTATGCCACATACCGAGGTAAAAATTATTGATGAGCTCGGACATATTGCCCCAATAGGTACGCCTGGTGAAGTATGTGCTCGTGGATATTGCGTAATGAAAGGATATTGGCAAGACCCTAAAAAAACGGCAGCAACCATTGATGACGATGGCTGGCTACATTCTGGCGATTTAGGGGTAATGGACGACGAAGGTTTCGTTAGCATCGTCGGCCGCATAAAAGACATGATCATTCGCGGTGGCGAGAATATTTATCCTAGAGAAATTGAAGAGGTACTTTATCATCATCATGATATTCAAGATGCTGCGGTATTTGGGATTAAAGATGACAAATACGGTGAAGAGGTATGTGCTTGGGTTCAACTTAAGCCCAATCATTATATTTCGGAGGAAGATATTCGTATCTTTTTAAAAGATAAACTCGCCTATTTCAAAGTACCAAAACATATCAAGCTCGTTGAAAATTATCCGATGACGGTCACAGGCAAACTACAAAAGTTCAAAATGCGAGAGCAAATGGAAAGTGAACTTGATGCATTTGCCGAATCTCAGTAA